From a single Marinobacter sp. THAF197a genomic region:
- a CDS encoding NUDIX hydrolase has translation MKYCSTCGQPVEQRIPEGDNRHRYVCISCETIHYQNPRIVAGTVPVWEGRILLCRRAIEPRYGYWTLPAGFMENAETTIEAAARETREEALAEVDIQGLYSIIDVPHINQVHMFYRATLKDGLFGAGEESLESKLFEPGDIPWDEISFPTVRKTLELFLVDMKSDAYNVHVTDIRHPMAKKA, from the coding sequence ATGAAGTATTGCAGCACTTGCGGCCAACCGGTTGAGCAACGCATTCCCGAAGGCGACAATCGGCACCGTTATGTTTGCATCAGCTGCGAGACCATACATTACCAGAACCCGCGGATTGTCGCCGGTACGGTTCCCGTATGGGAAGGCAGAATCCTGCTATGTCGCCGAGCCATCGAACCCCGGTATGGCTATTGGACTCTGCCGGCCGGCTTCATGGAAAATGCAGAAACGACGATAGAAGCAGCAGCCCGGGAAACCCGCGAGGAAGCACTGGCGGAAGTGGACATTCAGGGGCTTTACTCCATCATCGATGTTCCTCACATCAACCAGGTCCACATGTTCTACCGTGCCACACTTAAAGACGGCCTATTCGGCGCCGGAGAAGAATCTCTGGAATCAAAACTGTTCGAGCCGGGCGATATTCCCTGGGATGAGATATCTTTCCCCACGGTACGCAAAACGCTTGAGCTGTTCCTTGTGGACATGAAGTCTGACGCCTATAACGTCCATGTCACTGATATTCGCCACCCTATGGCCAAAAAAGCCTGA
- a CDS encoding NUDIX hydrolase: protein MQDLLTERLSNYAPRQLALDYPEAGILVPITDNERDPEMIFTLRSSNLKTHRGQVAYPGGKRDPDDASLIATALRETHEEIGLPPDQVKVIAPLSQVMSLHRILVTPYVGVVPGDHPLEPNPHEIESVFRVPISWFLEDQRERTDTLSFLNSTLYVPCYRWQQYQIWGLSAVVLVDFLNAVYDAGIDILEPPR from the coding sequence GTGCAAGACCTGTTAACCGAGCGATTGTCGAATTACGCGCCCAGACAACTGGCACTGGACTACCCTGAAGCCGGTATCCTGGTGCCTATTACGGATAACGAGCGTGATCCGGAGATGATTTTTACCCTGAGGTCATCCAACCTCAAAACGCATCGGGGGCAGGTGGCCTATCCTGGCGGCAAGCGGGATCCTGACGACGCCTCCCTGATTGCAACCGCACTGCGTGAAACCCACGAAGAAATCGGTCTGCCCCCGGATCAGGTAAAAGTCATTGCGCCGTTAAGCCAGGTTATGTCGCTGCACCGTATCCTTGTCACTCCATACGTGGGCGTTGTGCCAGGCGATCATCCCCTGGAGCCAAACCCCCACGAGATCGAAAGTGTCTTCCGAGTTCCGATCTCCTGGTTCCTGGAAGATCAAAGGGAGCGTACCGACACGCTCAGTTTTCTGAACAGCACTCTGTACGTGCCCTGCTATCGTTGGCAGCAGTATCAGATATGGGGGTTGTCTGCGGTGGTGCTGGTCGATTTTCTGAATGCTGTGTACGATGCCGGAATCGATATTCTCGAGCCACCCCGTTGA
- a CDS encoding YqfO family protein: protein MYKLCYFVPESHLEQTKQALFDAGAGRIGDYDSCAWQCEGEGQFRPLAGSDPFLGSQGELERVREFKVELVCSDELIKPALDALKQAHPYEEPAYEVYRLETF from the coding sequence ATGTACAAGCTTTGCTACTTCGTGCCGGAGAGCCATCTTGAGCAAACCAAGCAGGCATTATTTGATGCTGGCGCGGGAAGAATCGGTGATTACGACAGCTGCGCATGGCAGTGTGAAGGTGAGGGGCAGTTCCGACCCCTGGCGGGAAGCGATCCGTTTCTGGGCAGCCAGGGAGAGCTTGAGCGTGTTCGGGAATTCAAGGTGGAACTGGTGTGCAGCGATGAACTCATCAAGCCTGCCCTTGATGCACTCAAGCAGGCCCATCCTTATGAAGAACCTGCCTACGAGGTGTATCGCCTGGAAACGTTCTGA